In Gemmatimonadota bacterium, the genomic stretch ACCGCAGTCGCCAAAAATACGACCGCGGTAGCCAAAAATAGGCGGCCAATCCACCGGCGATCAGAATTATTATAACACAGGGCACAACCCATAACCGAAGAGATCGCCGCTTGCGAGCCATTTCCAATGGTCTTTTTTGGGACAAACGTTTCGCCATTTCACAGACTCAGTAAATCTGAATTGGATCGGGAATAAAACACAATACAAAAATAGCCAGCGACGCGTACCCAATCCATCGCCGGGCGGGATCCAGTTCAACATCGGGATTTGCAAGCGGCGGATGATGTCGCCCCACCAGCGCAGCCAATCCCAACCACACCAGCCAACCGACCCAGCGGGAATCATACCAGGCCCTGACCATAGATTGTGCATCCCACCAGTGGTAAGGCGGTGCCAATAACCACATCAATGCCAACCCCACCATTGTCGCCCAAGAAATTAACTGGTGTTTCCCACCAAAAATCGCATATACAATATGCCCCCCATCAAATTGTCCCATCGGCAACAAATTCAACACCGTCACAAACAATCCCAACCAGCCCGCAAAAGCCACCGGATGCAGCATCACAGTATAGCCCTCAGGCAAATCACCGATAACCCTTGCGCCCAACCAACTCGACAACAGGGAATCCCCCAGTGTCAACACGTCTTCTGGCACATCGCGCGATTCGATTACTTCCGACATGTGCAGACCGGCACTCAGCGCAATCACCGACATCACAAACCCGGCAATAGGTCCAGACGCGCCAATATCGATAAGTGCCCGACGGTTCGGAATTTGAGATCGCAACTTGATCACTGC encodes the following:
- a CDS encoding site-2 protease family protein codes for the protein MSDDLNDNRYFSTQTALTRTRENLRLHVGLFLATAYTTTVAGMLMSPQLASMPVIDDWRILIDPRYLVYGLPFSATLLIILGIHEMGHYVTSRRWGVRASLPYFIPFPSFIGTLGAVIKLRSQIPNRRALIDIGASGPIAGFVMSVIALSAGLHMSEVIESRDVPEDVLTLGDSLLSSWLGARVIGDLPEGYTVMLHPVAFAGWLGLFVTVLNLLPMGQFDGGHIVYAIFGGKHQLISWATMVGLALMWLLAPPYHWWDAQSMVRAWYDSRWVGWLVWLGLAALVGRHHPPLANPDVELDPARRWIGYASLAIFVLCFIPDPIQIY